A genomic segment from Calditrichota bacterium encodes:
- the gcvH gene encoding glycine cleavage system protein GcvH, which translates to MEVPKDLLYTKDHEWLRVDGDIATVGITAYAAGELGDVVFVELPAVGAQTKQMEPFGTIEAVKAVSDLFAPVSGQVIEVNEALSDKPEVVNSDPYGEGWMIKIKIADKGELKNLLSPEAYQAQIS; encoded by the coding sequence ATGGAAGTCCCCAAGGACTTGCTGTACACAAAGGACCATGAGTGGCTTCGCGTCGATGGCGACATCGCAACTGTAGGCATCACCGCGTACGCAGCGGGCGAACTGGGCGACGTAGTGTTCGTGGAACTGCCCGCGGTTGGCGCGCAAACCAAGCAGATGGAGCCATTCGGCACCATCGAGGCAGTGAAGGCAGTCAGCGACCTCTTTGCTCCCGTCAGTGGCCAAGTGATCGAAGTCAACGAGGCCCTGAGTGACAAGCCGGAGGTGGTTAATAGCGACCCCTACGGCGAGGGGTGGATGATCAAAATCAAGATTGCGGACAAAGGCGAACTGAAGAATCTGCTCAGTCCCGAGGCCTACCAGGCGCAGATATCGTAG